A region from the Sphaerodactylus townsendi isolate TG3544 linkage group LG01, MPM_Stown_v2.3, whole genome shotgun sequence genome encodes:
- the LOC125436486 gene encoding SH2 domain-containing adapter protein E-like encodes MGEIRRRGSKDPLVKAVLLLDEPADPGNKGDLAVKRQAVKPPQLYDTPYEPSKVGGPQPDAWLPENDERPPAEYEQPWEWKKDQIVKALSVQFESSERAAAASKEEAQVPPRQQHRRQRSWPSKMVKPTGTADPGADGEHVDPALALEKQPWFHGAITRAEAENRLQLSKEAGYLVRTSETGTSKYSIALKTSQGCVHIIVAQTKDHKYTLDQTGGLFDSVPEVVRYYSAEKLPFKGAEHMTLRHPVPSPGKTH; translated from the exons atgggcg AGATCCGGAGGCGGGGCTCCAAGGACCCTTTGGTGAAAGCCGTCTTACTCCTGGATGAGCCAGCGGACCCCGGCAACAAGGGAGATCTCGCCGTCAAGCGCCAAGCGGTCAAACCCCCTCAGCTTTACGACACCCCCTATGAGCCGTCGAAGGTGGGGGGTCCCCAACCGGACGCCTGGTTGCCCGAGAACGATGAACGGCCGCCGGCTGAGTACGAACAGCCCTGGGAGTGGAAAAAGGACCAAATTGTGAAAGCTCTTTCAG TCCAGTTTGAGAGCTCAgagcgagcagcagcagcatccaaagAAGAAGCTCAGGTGCCGCCCCGGCAGCAGCATCGCCGCCAGAGAAGCTGGCCCTCCAAGATGGTGAAGCCCACGGGGACGGCAGACCCTGGCGCCGATGGGGAGCACGTGGATCCCGCCTTAGCCCTGGAGAAACAGCC GTGGTTTCACGGGGCCATCACACGAGCCGAGGCCGAGAACCGGTTGCAGCTCAGCAAGGAAGCCGGATACTTGGTGCGGACCAGCGAGACGGGCACCAGCAAGTACTCCATTGCGCTGAA gACCAGCCAGGGCTGCGTCCACATCATCGTCGCCCAGACGAAGGATCACAAATACACCCTCGACCAGACGGGCGGACTCTTCGACAGCGTCCCCGAGGTGGTGCGCTACTACTCCGCCGAGAAACTGCCCTTCAAAGGAGCCGAGCACATGACCCTCCGGCACCCCGTTCCCAGCCCTGGCAAGACCCACTAG